One genomic window of Cupriavidus malaysiensis includes the following:
- a CDS encoding DUF3320 domain-containing protein, translating to MAQGQADEAEILTIAEATLPSVQVIADATIGYAAIQNNVPVIREIVVINDGKATLSEVELVVKCVPAFAEHARFRFEALAPGESRRLAPVDLRPDHQYLSQLDESERAIISASLSAQGTELATATRNIDVLAYDQWAGTRSLPELLAAFCMPNSRVVDRLIARASGLLRLTSADLSIDGYQSKNREKVWKQVSAIYSTVAAEDIQYSNPPASFGSDGQKIRTPERILDGKLATCLDLAMLFASCLEQAGLHPVVLFKEGHAWVGVWLIETCFPTALVDDVQAIRKRVKSGEFMVFETTGVAGSQKPSLRWASSRGDEHLNDEEHFAYAVDIRRAREIQIRPLPSRSSHIDELAIPIAKVDVPVIEDVPQLPPLDPVVVPLRDDLTPDTPEGRLAKWKSKLLDLTLRNKLLNFRPSKTTLSVICPDPGALEDRLAEGSEFRVRALPEMMTGADGRDANVYAGRNGTSAVDDLAADALSRNEIVTDISEGALEGKLLEIFRAASTGMEEGGANTLFLAFGMLQWQENKDAESSHLAPILLIPVTLSRQSVRSGFRLVRHDDDALVNPTLLQKLLQDFSLRLPSFDIVPTDDRGIDVNRILQTFRLHVGELKGWEVKEQVHLGIFSFTKYLMWKDLQDRQKQLQESSVVAHLINNPGQAFADSATGFEPSTLDERFRPQDLFTPLLSDSSQLRAVCVAADGKNLVVEGPPGTGKSQTISNLIAHLLATGKTVLFVSEKMAALEVVHRRLSSLGLGPFCLELHSSKAKKADVLKQLGIALDAAGGRTVKDWERESERLLALRTDLNGVASALHRIHSNDLTIYEAIGTSLQYAEMRPGAMPWTDADAHDRAQLESLRETCRQMSALAGQLIGLQSSPLAAIHKTEWTPTWQQEFLDAVFTIEAQIKKLDEAASNLLDLLGLPKVAFSLNGLGKFDALADALSAAPTVPVDVARSAHDESVRSKLASLRQHGLARNEAWAPLSKLYVDDVATLNATELKLQWAAATNTWWPKSFLAQRTVTGRLRLYRQDQRRPQGADVPAVISALATINAEDKAIESMSSEASQLLHEAFAASKTDWNVVEAAGQWATAFSDAVTAIAGNDIEFTQMLRARLQPLVSDNRSMLKADMPLGAALLAYRDCYREATVQLRRVVELGHCHADLGLEPTAAGVIPRLLGLLQGWHSATRQLQPWCLWRKSRANAINSGLQGIVDALEAGEVPLSSVATFFEYSYQSWWLRKAIDREPVLCNFASAEHDRKIAEFKEADERFQKLTQQYIAAKLAGQIPASVGVVPGADSELGKLRRELQKQRKHMPIRQLVQNLPSLMTRLKPCLLMSPLSVAQYLDASHAQFDVVIFDEASQIPVWDAVGAIARGKQLVCVGDPKQLPPTSFFSRADDSEDAQDSDDIQDLESILDECLSIGLPELRLNWHYRSKHEGLITFSNVTYYDNELVTFPSPVTDDQSVRFERVQGVYDRGGSRTNRAEANAIVKAIEHHYLDPTRRDLTLGVVTFNQAQQSLIERMLDERRRASQPLDQAISQARQEPLFIKNLENVQGDERDIIFFSITYGPDASGKVSLNFGPLNLEGGHRRLNVAVSRARVGVVIFSTLLPEQIDLSRVRASGVRDLKNYLEFAIRGPRALVEQSMPTGREPDSPFERQVIAALREKGWTIHPQVGVSGYRIDIGVVDPRAPGRYLLGIECDGRTYHSGATARDRDRLRQHVLEGLGWELYRIWSTDWWLNPEEPMRKLLARLEELVATVPTEREPIIEAQEEARSEEGQHALYAGAESVAEPSALAVQLPEYELTSLDQGNPDLFYEGGSMAALAGQLLKVVESEGPVSQAAVFKRVTRAWGLSRIGSRIEAHLSALMPSQVIRTTDNGVTFYWPAHANPSTWDSVRVPGSDPETRRSIDEIGLEELGNAAVYILMQQGGTSQDGLAKAVCRLLGVARTTAEAGARISRALTHGRIQMIVVVEDGSVRLRR from the coding sequence TCCGATTCGAAGCACTGGCACCGGGCGAGAGTCGCCGCTTGGCACCTGTCGACCTGCGTCCTGACCACCAGTATTTGAGCCAGCTCGATGAGTCTGAACGCGCCATCATTTCCGCATCGCTGAGCGCCCAGGGCACTGAACTCGCAACGGCAACCCGCAATATTGATGTACTCGCCTACGATCAGTGGGCCGGTACGCGGTCCTTACCCGAGTTGCTGGCCGCGTTCTGCATGCCGAACTCGCGGGTCGTGGACAGGCTCATCGCCCGGGCATCCGGATTGTTACGTCTGACGTCCGCCGACCTCTCGATAGACGGCTATCAGTCCAAGAATCGCGAGAAGGTCTGGAAACAGGTATCGGCCATCTACAGCACTGTGGCTGCCGAGGACATTCAATACTCCAACCCGCCGGCCTCGTTCGGTAGCGATGGCCAGAAAATCCGGACACCCGAGCGCATCTTGGACGGCAAGCTGGCGACCTGCCTTGACCTTGCCATGCTGTTTGCGTCGTGCCTGGAGCAAGCCGGCCTGCATCCTGTTGTGCTGTTCAAGGAAGGCCATGCCTGGGTGGGCGTATGGTTGATAGAGACCTGTTTTCCTACTGCACTGGTGGATGACGTTCAGGCGATTCGCAAACGGGTGAAGTCGGGTGAATTCATGGTTTTCGAGACCACCGGCGTAGCGGGCAGCCAGAAGCCGTCCCTGCGCTGGGCCAGCTCCCGTGGCGACGAGCATCTGAACGACGAGGAGCACTTTGCGTATGCGGTGGATATTCGGCGCGCACGTGAAATACAGATTCGCCCACTACCGTCCCGCTCGTCACACATCGACGAACTTGCCATCCCGATCGCCAAAGTTGATGTCCCTGTCATCGAGGACGTTCCCCAGTTGCCACCATTGGACCCTGTTGTGGTGCCGCTGCGTGACGACTTGACACCTGACACACCGGAAGGACGCTTGGCGAAATGGAAGAGCAAGCTCCTCGACCTGACGCTGCGAAACAAGCTTCTGAATTTCAGACCGTCCAAAACCACGTTGAGCGTCATTTGCCCTGACCCTGGCGCGCTGGAAGACAGGCTTGCTGAGGGAAGCGAGTTTCGCGTTCGCGCATTGCCAGAAATGATGACAGGTGCGGATGGCCGGGATGCCAACGTGTACGCCGGACGCAATGGCACCTCAGCCGTCGATGACCTGGCAGCCGACGCTCTCAGCCGGAACGAAATCGTCACTGATATCAGCGAAGGGGCCTTGGAAGGCAAGCTTCTCGAGATTTTCAGGGCCGCCAGCACGGGGATGGAGGAAGGTGGCGCCAATACGCTGTTTCTCGCATTCGGGATGTTGCAGTGGCAGGAGAATAAGGATGCCGAGTCCAGTCACCTTGCCCCGATACTGCTCATTCCGGTCACGCTGTCCCGTCAGTCCGTCAGGAGCGGCTTCCGGCTAGTCCGTCATGACGACGATGCCCTCGTGAACCCGACGCTGCTCCAGAAGTTGTTGCAGGACTTCAGCCTGAGATTGCCGTCGTTTGACATTGTGCCGACCGATGACCGCGGCATCGATGTCAATCGCATACTGCAAACCTTCCGACTACATGTGGGCGAACTGAAGGGATGGGAGGTCAAGGAGCAAGTCCACCTTGGTATTTTCTCATTCACGAAATACTTGATGTGGAAGGACCTCCAGGACCGCCAGAAGCAACTCCAGGAAAGCAGTGTTGTTGCCCATCTGATTAACAACCCCGGCCAAGCATTTGCGGATAGCGCGACGGGGTTCGAGCCCAGCACACTGGACGAGAGATTTCGACCGCAAGACCTATTCACGCCACTCCTATCGGACTCTTCGCAATTGCGCGCGGTCTGCGTGGCCGCCGACGGCAAGAATCTTGTTGTTGAAGGCCCTCCTGGGACAGGCAAGAGCCAGACTATCTCGAACCTGATTGCACATCTGCTGGCGACCGGGAAAACCGTACTGTTCGTCTCCGAGAAGATGGCTGCGCTCGAGGTGGTGCACCGCCGGCTCAGCAGCTTGGGCCTTGGCCCGTTCTGCCTGGAACTGCACTCTTCCAAGGCGAAGAAGGCTGACGTCCTGAAGCAACTCGGTATCGCGCTCGATGCCGCAGGTGGGCGCACGGTGAAGGACTGGGAGCGAGAGTCCGAACGGCTGCTCGCTCTACGCACCGACCTTAATGGCGTGGCGAGTGCACTGCACCGTATCCATTCGAACGACCTGACCATTTACGAAGCCATCGGGACCAGTCTGCAATATGCGGAAATGCGGCCGGGCGCGATGCCATGGACGGACGCCGACGCACACGACCGGGCTCAGCTTGAATCATTGCGCGAAACCTGTCGCCAGATGAGCGCACTGGCCGGGCAACTGATTGGTCTGCAGAGTAGCCCACTGGCCGCCATCCACAAGACCGAGTGGACGCCGACCTGGCAGCAAGAGTTCCTTGACGCGGTCTTCACGATTGAGGCTCAAATCAAGAAACTAGATGAGGCTGCATCAAACCTGTTGGATTTGCTTGGCCTTCCCAAGGTTGCCTTCTCCTTGAATGGGCTGGGTAAGTTCGACGCGCTGGCCGACGCGCTTTCCGCCGCACCGACAGTTCCCGTTGATGTTGCCCGGTCAGCGCATGACGAGTCTGTTCGCAGCAAGCTTGCCAGCCTGCGTCAGCATGGCTTGGCGCGTAACGAGGCATGGGCGCCGCTGAGCAAGCTCTACGTGGATGACGTAGCCACATTGAACGCTACCGAACTGAAACTGCAATGGGCTGCAGCGACCAATACTTGGTGGCCGAAGAGCTTTCTCGCCCAGCGAACAGTTACTGGACGATTGCGCCTGTATCGTCAGGACCAACGCCGTCCGCAAGGCGCCGATGTTCCGGCCGTCATTTCAGCATTGGCCACTATCAACGCCGAAGACAAGGCCATTGAGTCCATGTCTTCGGAAGCATCGCAGCTGCTGCACGAAGCCTTTGCTGCATCCAAGACGGATTGGAATGTCGTCGAAGCCGCGGGGCAATGGGCGACCGCATTTTCTGATGCGGTGACGGCCATTGCAGGCAATGACATTGAGTTCACCCAGATGCTCCGAGCAAGGCTCCAGCCGCTCGTCTCGGACAATAGAAGCATGCTGAAAGCGGACATGCCTCTTGGGGCGGCTTTGCTGGCTTACCGCGATTGCTACCGGGAGGCCACTGTTCAACTGCGTCGGGTCGTTGAGCTTGGGCATTGCCACGCAGACCTCGGGCTTGAACCGACCGCCGCAGGCGTAATTCCTCGACTTCTGGGCCTGCTTCAGGGGTGGCATTCAGCAACGCGTCAATTGCAGCCATGGTGTCTGTGGCGGAAATCTCGGGCCAACGCAATCAATAGCGGGTTGCAGGGTATTGTGGATGCGCTAGAAGCAGGAGAGGTGCCACTGTCCAGCGTGGCAACATTCTTCGAATACAGCTATCAGAGCTGGTGGCTGCGGAAGGCGATTGACCGGGAGCCGGTGCTCTGCAACTTCGCGAGCGCCGAGCATGACCGCAAGATTGCCGAGTTCAAGGAAGCCGACGAGCGTTTCCAGAAGCTAACCCAGCAATATATTGCGGCAAAGCTGGCAGGCCAGATTCCCGCCAGTGTCGGTGTAGTCCCCGGGGCGGATTCGGAATTGGGGAAGCTACGGCGTGAACTGCAGAAGCAGCGCAAACACATGCCAATTCGGCAATTGGTGCAGAACCTGCCAAGCCTGATGACCCGGTTGAAACCATGTCTGCTGATGTCCCCCCTGTCGGTCGCGCAATACCTGGATGCCTCTCATGCCCAATTCGACGTGGTTATCTTCGACGAGGCGTCCCAGATTCCGGTTTGGGATGCAGTTGGCGCAATCGCCCGCGGCAAGCAACTCGTTTGCGTCGGAGATCCCAAGCAGCTGCCGCCGACTAGCTTCTTCAGTCGGGCTGACGATTCCGAAGACGCGCAGGACAGTGACGATATTCAAGACCTCGAGAGCATTCTCGACGAGTGTCTGAGTATCGGGCTGCCGGAGCTTCGGTTGAACTGGCACTACCGAAGCAAGCACGAGGGGTTGATTACCTTCAGCAACGTCACTTATTACGATAACGAACTCGTGACATTCCCGTCGCCGGTCACGGACGACCAGAGCGTGCGCTTCGAGCGCGTTCAAGGTGTCTATGACCGTGGCGGCTCCAGAACCAATCGGGCTGAGGCGAACGCCATCGTCAAAGCGATTGAGCATCACTATCTCGACCCAACGAGGCGCGACTTGACGTTGGGCGTGGTGACTTTCAACCAGGCACAGCAAAGCTTGATTGAACGCATGCTTGATGAGCGCCGCAGGGCCTCACAACCGCTGGACCAAGCTATTTCGCAAGCGAGGCAAGAACCCCTCTTCATTAAGAACCTGGAAAATGTTCAAGGTGATGAGCGCGACATCATTTTCTTCTCAATTACCTACGGTCCTGACGCTTCCGGAAAGGTTAGCCTCAACTTCGGGCCTCTAAACCTCGAGGGGGGACATAGGCGCCTCAACGTGGCCGTATCACGTGCCCGAGTCGGCGTGGTTATTTTCAGTACGCTACTCCCCGAGCAAATTGACCTATCTCGAGTGCGCGCTAGCGGCGTACGGGACCTGAAGAACTATCTCGAGTTCGCCATACGCGGCCCGCGTGCTCTAGTTGAACAGAGCATGCCGACGGGAAGAGAACCCGACAGTCCGTTCGAGCGACAGGTGATTGCGGCGCTTCGCGAGAAGGGCTGGACGATCCATCCGCAGGTTGGAGTATCCGGATACCGGATTGATATTGGCGTGGTTGACCCTCGCGCGCCAGGGCGTTATCTACTGGGAATTGAGTGCGATGGCCGGACGTACCACTCGGGGGCTACGGCCCGTGACCGTGACCGACTTCGCCAGCATGTCCTCGAAGGGCTGGGTTGGGAACTCTACCGAATCTGGTCAACCGACTGGTGGCTGAATCCGGAAGAGCCGATGCGAAAGCTTCTGGCTCGACTCGAAGAATTGGTCGCGACCGTGCCGACCGAGAGAGAGCCAATTATTGAGGCGCAGGAAGAGGCTCGGAGCGAGGAAGGGCAGCATGCCTTGTATGCCGGGGCCGAATCGGTTGCAGAGCCGAGCGCCCTCGCAGTGCAGCTACCCGAGTATGAGCTGACCAGTCTGGACCAAGGCAATCCAGACCTCTTCTACGAGGGGGGCTCGATGGCGGCCCTTGCCGGTCAACTACTCAAGGTGGTCGAAAGCGAAGGGCCTGTGTCGCAGGCTGCAGTTTTTAAGCGCGTGACGCGCGCGTGGGGGCTGTCGCGAATTGGAAGTCGCATCGAGGCACACCTGAGCGCATTGATGCCGAGCCAGGTAATCCGTACGACAGACAATGGGGTCACCTTCTATTGGCCTGCGCATGCCAATCCGAGCACCTGGGACAGTGTCCGGGTGCCGGGAAGCGACCCGGAAACGCGTCGCAGCATCGACGAGATTGGCCTTGAGGAATTGGGCAACGCAGCCGTGTATATCCTGATGCAGCAAGGTGGCACGTCGCAGGATGGATTGGCGAAGGCGGTCTGCCGGCTGCTGGGTGTTGCCCGGACAACTGCCGAGGCCGGAGCACGGATTTCTCGGGCGCTAACCCATGGACGAATTCAAATGATAGTGGTTGTCGAGGATGGTTCAGTCCGCTTAAGGAGATGA